The Pochonia chlamydosporia 170 chromosome 1, whole genome shotgun sequence genome window below encodes:
- a CDS encoding transposase (similar to Metarhizium robertsii ARSEF 23 XP_007817087.2) — MAPTKANAAFVWRQFIDLGRSNPKKSKRYRCRHCQKDFAATSIGRPKEHLAACEKWQGKQQQERQAQDEAGHPPPYSEAIQKKITEVGVQHISQDESNSFAYDAAAAVIAGGRPFSLFESRRWHYFFTRIKPGWKPPSRAAITRILPDLYQELLDEVFQRITSSEWFNIIFDASYNVSGHRIVNISVQIPDGPAFYWKTFDTGDEQHTAENWVKLIWREMQKLCGGDLSRINSICTDTENTMRSVHDLLGRFPELSHVNFSLCDSHGLQLLIKDILLLPFFEDLFDNVTTLLTFFSRSKLQLQRLRTCQRTRWNGITRALIRSVITRWGSQYNSFFSLLRSRDPARDWSIRKDVRGELRSQGCPVLLPEAVRIIKDNSFWLKLETAIAVLKPVNDFQHASEADESGIAYVVNRWLQIKSKWAEMREADQFPDVPWDDIDAIFKARLDKQTYNIHWVADALRPDTTGPNSKLPPSVFARVQEYLRKHLKNNDEYHRALSEFTHFRMRTGGPDGLFNKHSAVYDDGFKPAMAWQCLLNQGSILARVAVKVMNTLVNSVPSERSFSAISFIHTKARNRLTPVHADMQAFIFMNDRVLDRLKDEKYAHKKRWADLEEKDWLELEDSYLELFVNAQGKKVWMDGAMASTNEDFEWEGVLQSTGDILGVGTEVESEV, encoded by the exons atggcgcccaccaaagctaacGCTGCCTTTGTTTGGCGACAGTTTATTGACCTCGGCCGCTCTAACCCTAAGAAAAGCAAGCGATACAgatgccgtcactgccagaaggactttgcagccacttctATTGGGCGGCCTAAagagcatctcgctgcgtgtgagaaatggcaaggcaagcagcaacaagagcgtcaggctcaagatgaagctggacatCCTCCCCCATATTCTGAAGCTATACAAAAGAAGATAACCGAGGTCGGAGTTCAGCATATCTCGCAAGACGAGAGTAACAGTTTCGCCtatgatgccgccgccgccgtaaTCGCTGGCGGCCGCCCCTTCAGCCTGTTCGAGAGCCGGCGTTGGCATTATTTCTTCACTCGCATTAAGCCTGGCTGGAAGCCTCCTAGCCGCGCTGCTATCACGAGAATTCTCCCCGACTTGTATCAGGAACTCCTTGACGAGGTTTTCCAACGCATTACTAGCTCAGAATGGTTCAATATAATATTTGACGCTTCCTATAATGTTTCCGGCCACAGAATCGTTAATATCTCGGTACAAATACCAGACGGCCCAGCTTTCTACTGGAAAACTTTTGATACGGGAGACGAACAGCACACAGCAGAGAACtgggtgaagttgatatggagagaaatgcagAAACTGTGCGGCGGTGATCTCTCCAGAATCAACTCTATCTGTACGGATACCGAAAATACGATGCGCTCGGTACACGATTTACTAGGGAGATTCCCAGAACTCTCAcatgtcaacttctctctgTGCGATTCTCACGGCCTTCAGCTCTTAATTAAAgatatccttctccttccattctttgaggatctCTTTGATAACGTCACCACACTTCTCACGTTTTTCTCACGGTCTAAATTACAATTGCAAAGATTGAGAACGTGCCAGCGCACAAGGTGGAACGGAATAACTCGCGCGCTGATCAGAAG TGTAATTACACGCTGGGGTTCTCAGTACAATTCAtttttctccctcctccgtTCTCGAGACcctgccagagactggtcTATTCGAAAAGATGTACGAGGCGAGCTGCGATCCCAAGGGTGCCCCGTTCTCCTGCCCGAAGCGGTTCggatcatcaaagacaacagcttctggctAAAACTTGAGACTGCGATCGCTGTGCTAAAGCCTGTGAACGACTTTCAACACGCttccgaggctgatgagtcgGGAATCGCGTACGTTGTAAatcgctggctgcaaatcaaaAGCAAGTGGGCCGAGATGAGGGAGGCTGATCAGTTTCCTGATGTTCCGTGGGATGATATTGACGCTATATTCAAAGCACGGCTTGATAAGCAAACGTACAATATACATTGGGTCGCTGATGCCCTCCGGCCTGACACAACAGGTCCGAATTCGAAACTGCCACCTAGCGTCTTTGCGCGCGTACAAGAGTATTTGCGGAAACATCTGAAAAACAACGACGAGTATCACCGTGCTCTCTCCGAATTCACACACTTCCGAATGCGTACGGGCGGCCCAGACGGCTTATTTAATAAGCACAGCGCCgtatacgacgatggctttaagccagcaatggcatggcagtgcctcctcaaccagggcTCGATTCTGGCTAGAGTAgctgtgaaggtgatgaacaCACTTGTGAACTCCGTACCCTCAGAACGAAGCTTCTCTGCTATTAGTTTTATACATACAAAAGCTCGGAATCGCCTTACGCCAGTGCACGCTGACATGCaggccttcatttttatGAACGACCGCGTGTTAGATCgtctcaaggacgagaagtaTGCCCACaaaaagcgctgggcggatcttgaggagaaggactggctagaactcgaagattcatatctcgagttatttgtgaatgcgcagggcaagaaggtctggatggacggcgcgatggcctcaaccaatgaggattttgagtgggagggtgtattacagtcgacgggtgatatattgggtgttggcactgaggtggaatctgaggtttga
- a CDS encoding Zn(2)Cys(6) transcription factor (similar to Colletotrichum gloeosporioides Nara gc5 XP_007273995.1) → MPTYRFLHRPSVQAWFDEFYATLGIMHDIQNAPAKIAVLFMVFSIGSVYMPDNDRPGPLDLSAQYFLAAEHQLRKEKGSIRLTSVQARLAQCCYLLTQSRINHCWSLFGTVSHLALAIGLNRNRYQQDLSRGLGRIEVECRRRTFWCAYTLDAYLSAALGRPRSFHDDDIDAELPACVDDAYLTNDLMITPVAVSKGPSTMLAPLGHMKIARIISHILRDLYSVKPVSAEQRLAAMKSISSDLGDWRAEFSRFLDVDLFSASLLVSIFQRQRNVLNLTYWHAIILTHRSFVLSNFAGLLRQNDSSVKNNQHVKDSVEKCIDAATKTVNTIEDMAQQNQLFRSLWITSYFAFNASIILYIYAIQHRDCPPEEYADQFEAAERCQRHISAIAEKGSLSERYWLVLEELRVEVLHQTGRNNQISSGSDNGDASVGVDEHGSAAMYSDLAASGTVGGPDATVHDFPISDYSGWGNFTSMVSSGLSNLDVLLGDDFSLPG, encoded by the exons ATGCCTACATATCGGTTCCTCCACAGACCAAGTGTTCAGGCGTGGTTTGACGAGTTTTACGCTACGCTTGGCATCATGCATGATATACAGAACGCCCCAGCAAAGATCGCTGTGTTGTTCATGGTCTTTTCAATAGGAAGTGTCTATATGCCTGATAATGACCGACCTGGCCCACTAGACTTGAG TGCTCAATATTTCCTCGCGGCTGAGCATCAACTGCGGAAGGAAAAGGGTTCGATACGTCTGACCAGCGTTCAGGCACGTCTGGCTCAGTGCTGCTATCTACTAACCCAATCTCGCATTAATCACTGCTGGAGTTTGTTTGGCACCGTGTCACATCTCGCACTAGCTATTGGCCTCAACAGGAATAGATACCAGCAGGATCTGTCGCGAGGCTTGGGCCGAATTGAAGTTGAGTGCCGCCGACGGACTTTCTGGTGTGCCTACACATTGGACGCATACCTGAGCGCTGCTTTGGGTAGACCTAGGTCATTCCATGACGATGATATTGACGCAGAGCTTCCTGCATGTGTCGACGACGCTTATTTGACGAATGACTTAATGATCACGCCTGTTGCTGTTAGTAAAGGTCCATCTACAATGCTGGCACCATTGGGACACATGAA AATCGCTCGTATCATAAGCCACATACTACGGGATCTGTATTCGGTTAAGCCGGTTTCCGCTGAGCAACGACTGGCTGCTATGAAAAGTATTTCAAGTGATCTTGGTGACTGGCGTGCCGAGTTTTCGCGATTCCTCGACGTCGACCTTTTCAGTGCCTCACTGTTAGTGTCCATCTTTCAGCGGCAGAGAAACGTGCTCAATTTGACATATTGGCACGCAATTATCCTGACTCATCGGTCATTTGTTTTGAGCAATTTCGCTGGACTCCTGCGGCAAAACGACAGCTCTGTCAAAAACAACCAGCACGTCAAGGACAGCGTAGAAAAGTGTATAGATGCAGCCACAAAGACAGTTAATACTATTGAAGACATGGCGCAGCAAAATCAACTCTTCCGCTCACTTTGG ATAACGTCATATTTCGCGTTCAACGCCAGCATCATATTGTATATTTACGCAATTCAACACCGAGACTGCCCGCCGGAAGAGTATGCCGACCAATTTGAGGCCGCAGAGAGGTGCCAACGCCACATCTCAGCCATTGCAGAAAAGGGGTCATTATCAGAGCGGTATTGGCTTGTACTGGAAGAACTTCGTGTAGAAGTATTGCACCAAACGGGGCGCAATAATCAAATTTCTTCCGGTTCAGATAACGGAGATGCCTCTGTAGGCGTAGATGAACATGGGAGTGCCGCTATGTACTCGGACCTGGCCGCATCTGGTACTGTTGGCGGACCAGACGCAACAGTACATGACTTTCCAATATCCGATTACTCTGGCTGGGGAAATTTTACCTCCATGGTCTCTTCTGGTTTGAGCAACCTGGATGTGCTACTCGGTGACGACTTTAGCCTTCCAGGGTGA